The following are from one region of the Cynocephalus volans isolate mCynVol1 chromosome 17, mCynVol1.pri, whole genome shotgun sequence genome:
- the LOC134366114 gene encoding LOW QUALITY PROTEIN: liprin-alpha-1-like (The sequence of the model RefSeq protein was modified relative to this genomic sequence to represent the inferred CDS: deleted 1 base in 1 codon) has product MMREVMPTISEAEGSPGGSGSHASGSPSQADADSHFEQLIVSMLEERDRLLDTLRETQETLALTQEKLHQVGHERDSLQRQLNTALPQEFAACTKELNACSEQLLEREEEIAELKAERNNTRLLLEHLECLVSRHERSLRMTVVKRQAQSPTGVSSEVEVLRALKSLFEHHKALDEKVRERLRVALERCSSLEEELGATHKELMILKEQNNQKKTLTDGALDMSHEQENTPSTNGKRSSDGSLSHEEDLAKVTELQAVIDKQLREQSQMKERLAALSKRISHVAELEEDLYTAREDLIKSEEMNTKLQRDIRKAMAQKEDMEERIATLEKRYLAAQREASSVRDLNDKLENEIANKDSMHRQTEDKNRQLQQRVELAEQKLQQTMRKAETLPEVEAQLAQRVAELSKAEERHGTIEERLRQMEAQLEEKNQELQRARQREKTNEEHNKRSSDTVDKLLSESNERLQLHLKERMAALEDKNSLLREVENAKKQLEDTQHDKDQLILNTEALSAELDRLHKEALHTVSREDVSDLRNSTGSQDGPVSNPSSSNSSQDSLHKAPKKKGIKSSIGRLFGKKEKGRPGQAGKESLGHAGVSETDNASQDALALSKLGGQAEKNRKLQKKHEWLDEARRQGLPFAQWDGPTVVVWLELWVGMPAWYVAACRANVKSGAIMSALSDTEMKREIGISKPLHRLKLRLAIQEIMSLTSPSAPPTSRTTLAHGHMNHEWIGNKWLPGLGLPQYRSYFTECLLDARMLDHLTKKDLHGQLKMVNRFHRNSFQCGIMSLRRLNYDRKELERKREESQNAGKDVLVWSNDRVIRWILSIGLKEYANNLLESGVHGALLACDETFDFNALALSLQIPTQNTRARAVLERELNNLSVMGTDRRLDEDDDKSFRRAPSGRKKFRPRDIRGLAAGSAETLPANFGVTSSMSSPSMQPKKMQMDGSVSGTQRLDSATVRTYSSC; this is encoded by the exons ATGATGCGTGAGGTGATGCCAACCATCAGTGAAGCCGAAGGCTccccaggaggaagtgggagcCATGCATCCGGCTCCCCTTCACAGGCAGACGCAGATTCACATTTTGAACAGTTGATAGTCTCCATGCTGGAAGAGAGGGACCGACTTCTTGACACTCTTAGAGAGACTCAAGAAACGCTGGCATTAACCCAGGAGAAATTACACCAAGTTGGTCATGAAAGAGATTCCTTGCAGAGACAGCTCAATACTGCACTTCCACAGGAGTTTGCTGCATGTACGAAGGAACTGAATGCATGCAGCGAACAGCTTcttgaaagggaagaagaaattgctgaactgaaagcagaaaggaacaaCACCAGGCTGCTTTTAGAACATTTGGAATGCCTTGTCTCTAGGCACGAGAGGTCTCTCAGGATGACCGTGGTGAAGAGACAGGCACAGTCCCCAACAGGTGTGTCCAGCGAAGTCGAAGTGCTCAGAGCACTGAAGTCGTTGTTTGAGCACCACAAAGCTCTGGAtgaaaaggtgagagagagatTACGAGTAGCACTTGAAAGGTGTAGTTCGTTAGAGGAAGAATTAGGTGCCACACACAAGGAGCTAATGATTCTTAAAGAAcagaataatcagaaaaaaacactaacagaTGGAGCGCTTGACATGAGCCATGAACAAGAAAATACCCCGAGCACGAATGGAAAGAGATCTTCTGACGGTTCGTTAAGCCACGAGGAGGACCTTGCTAAAGTAACAGAGCTCCAGGCAGTCATAGACAAGCAACTGAGGGAGCAGAGCCAAATGAAAGAGCGCCTGGCCGCCCTCTCCA agagaatcagtcacgtggcagagctggaggaagatctctacacggccagggaagacctgatcaaatctgaggagatgaacacgaaattgcaacgggacatccgcaaagccatggcccaaaaagaagacatggaagaaaGAATCGCTACTCTTGAAAAGCGCTACCTCGCTGCACAGCGTGAAGCCTCGTCTGTGCGTGACCTCAATGataaacttgaaaatgaaattgcaaacaAAGACTCTATGCATCGACAGACTGAGGATAAAAACCGCCAGTTACAGCAACGGGTGGAATTAGCggagcaaaagctgcagcagacCATGAGGAAAGCCGAGACACTCCCGGAGGTGGAGGCGCAGCTGGCCCAGAGGGTGGCAGAGCTCTCGAAGGCTGAAGAGAGACACGGCACCATTGAGGAAAGGTTAAGACAGATGGAGGCGCAGCTGGAGGAAAAGAACCAAGAACTGCAGCgggcaaggcagagagaaaaaacgAATGAAGAGCATAATAAACGTTCATCAGACACTGTTGACAAGCTTCTTTCAGAATCTAATGAGAGGCTCCAGCTTCATCTGAAAGAGAGAATGGCTGCTCTAGAAGATAAGAATTCTCTGTTACGAgaagttgaaaatgcaaaaaagcaatTGGAAGATACACAACATGATAAGGATCAGCTCATCTTAAACACTGAAGCATTGAGTGCTGAACTAGACAggctgcataaggaggcattGCACACAGTCAGCCGTGAGGATGTCAGCGACCTGAGAAACTCGACAGGCTCCCAGGACGGTCCCGTGAGCAATCCCAGCAGTAGCAACAGCAGCCAGGACTCGCTCCacaaagccccaaagaagaaGGGCATCAAGTCCTCTATCGGCCGCTTGTttggcaagaaagaaaagggccGACCTGGACAAGCTGGCAAAGAATCATTAGGACACGCTGGTGTTTCAGAGACAGATAATGCATCTCAAGATGCCTTGGCACTGAGCAAACTGGGAGGACAGGCTGAAAAAAATCGTAAACTTCAAAAGAAGCATGAATGGCTCGATGAAGCCCGAAGACAAGGTTTGCCTTTTGCCCAGTGGGATGGGCCGACCGTAGTTGTGTGGTTGGAGCTCTGGGTGGGGATGCCCGCCTGGTATGTGGCTGCCTGCCGAGCCAACGTGAAGAGCGGGGCCATCATGTCGGCCCTGTCGGACACAGAGATGAAGCGTGAGATCGGCATCAGCAAACCCCTGCATCGGCTGAAGCTGAGGCTGGCCATCCAAGAGATCATGTCTCTTACCAGCCCGTCCGCCCCTCCCACGTCGCGAACGACACTCGCACATGGGCACATGAACCACGAGTGGATTGGGAACAAGTGGCTGCCCGGCCTGGGCCTCCCTCAGTACCGCAGCTACTTCACGGAGTGCCTGCTGGACGCCAGGATGCTGGACCACCTGACCAAGAAGGACCTCCACGGGCAGCTGAAAATGGTCAACCGTTTCCACAGAAACAGTTTCCAGTGTGGAATTATGAGCCTGAGAAGATTAAATTACGACcgaaaagaactggaaagaaaaagagaagaaagtcagaaCGCAGGAAAAGATGTGCTTGTTTGGAGCAACGATCGAGTGATTCGCTGGATCCTGTCAATTGGCCTTAAAGAATATGCAAACAATCTTTTAGAGAGTGGCGTTCACGGTGCCCTTCTGGCCTGCGATGAAACCTTTGACTTCAACGCACTGGCGCTATCGTTACAGATCCCAACGCAGAATACACGGGCTCGTGCTGTCTTAGAAAGAGAACTTAACAACCTTTCGGTCATGGGGACTGACAGAAGGTTGGATGAAGACGATGATAAAAGCTTTAGGAGAGCAccatcagggaga aaaaaatttagaccaAGGGACATTCGTGGCTTAGCTGCTGGATCAGCAGAGACTCTTCCTGCAAACTTCGGGGTTACTTCTTCTATGTCTTCACCCTCCATGCAACCAAAGAAGATGCAGATGGACGGCAGCGTGTCAGGAACACAGAGGTTGGATTCTGCCACAGTCAGGACTTACTCCTCCTGCTAA